One Nocardioidaceae bacterium SCSIO 66511 genomic window carries:
- a CDS encoding VOC family protein, whose protein sequence is MTFHHVELWVADFDAAEPRWSWLLDLLGWPRLDTWVRGASWGSATAGYLVIEQSPDVRDRPHDRLRPGLNHLAFWAADPSAVDALWDAAPQHGWRHLFAERHPYAGGAHHYAAYLEDADGFELEIVAKAQPDGRVDDRDTT, encoded by the coding sequence GTGACCTTTCATCACGTCGAGCTCTGGGTAGCCGACTTCGATGCGGCTGAGCCCCGGTGGTCCTGGCTGCTCGACCTGCTCGGTTGGCCGCGCCTCGACACCTGGGTACGCGGAGCGTCATGGGGCTCTGCGACGGCGGGCTATCTGGTGATCGAGCAGTCGCCGGACGTACGCGATCGGCCGCACGACCGTCTTCGTCCCGGGTTGAACCACCTCGCGTTCTGGGCCGCGGACCCCAGCGCAGTCGACGCCCTGTGGGATGCCGCCCCGCAGCACGGCTGGCGACATCTCTTCGCCGAACGCCACCCGTACGCGGGCGGCGCCCATCACTACGCCGCCTACCTCGAGGATGCCGACGGCTTCGAGCTCGAGATCGTGGCGAAAGCTCAACCAGACGGGAGAGTCGATGATCGAGACACGACGTGA
- a CDS encoding enoyl-CoA hydratase, producing MIETRRDDAVAVITLRRPERRNALDIEHCDALREAVEAATGDGARAIVITGEGTSFCSGADLDGVYGEAFRSSLYAALLSVVDTPVPVVAAVNGPAIGAGTQLAIACDLRMAAETAVFGVPTARNGLAVDVWTMRRLADLGGGAVARRVMLSCDLVETAAALTCGLADRSGDTEAAIAWAKELASLAPLTLAYNKLVLNTPDAEADDARLQAAFDACWGSDDLEEARMARKEKRAPVFRGR from the coding sequence ATGATCGAGACACGACGTGACGATGCCGTAGCCGTCATCACACTGCGCCGACCGGAGCGCCGCAATGCGCTCGACATCGAGCATTGCGATGCTCTTCGCGAGGCGGTGGAGGCCGCGACCGGAGACGGCGCGCGAGCGATCGTGATCACCGGCGAAGGCACCAGCTTCTGCTCCGGAGCCGACCTCGACGGCGTGTACGGCGAAGCCTTCCGGAGCAGCCTGTACGCCGCGTTGCTCTCGGTGGTCGACACGCCGGTGCCGGTGGTCGCGGCGGTCAACGGTCCGGCGATCGGGGCGGGTACGCAGCTCGCGATCGCCTGTGACCTGCGCATGGCCGCGGAGACGGCGGTGTTCGGTGTGCCGACGGCCCGCAACGGTCTCGCCGTCGATGTCTGGACCATGCGCCGACTCGCCGACCTTGGCGGTGGGGCTGTTGCTCGACGCGTGATGCTGAGTTGTGACCTGGTCGAGACGGCGGCCGCGCTGACCTGCGGGCTCGCCGACCGCAGCGGCGACACCGAGGCGGCGATCGCCTGGGCGAAAGAGCTCGCATCCCTTGCCCCGTTGACGCTTGCGTACAACAAGCTGGTCTTGAACACGCCCGATGCCGAGGCCGATGATGCTCGCTTGCAGGCAGCATTCGATGCGTGCTGGGGCAGCGATGACCTCGAGGAGGCCCGCATGGCGCGAAAGGAAAAGCGCGCGCCGGTCTTTCGCGGACGCTGA
- a CDS encoding DUF4241 domain-containing protein produces MTERSEHPRLARQVGAREGAAYNYEGSRVMLRRDLIGTVDVPSGELLLCDAGGSTDDSVAVRVPRGSYRVYVNSFRGEYAEVREPITVTVAVRLRETGGITFAPLGDYALSLPVEDPDDPEDDDLHFVGVDAGAVCVVDRKTWAAGDGLPLRSDLVAEQLTLADGARAVVSSTGLGGGGYPVFGGYDLHGELAVVYVSFDMVFEGERESAYDAASGTSAAPY; encoded by the coding sequence ATGACCGAACGCTCTGAACACCCCCGGCTCGCTCGCCAGGTCGGCGCGCGGGAAGGTGCGGCGTACAACTACGAGGGCTCGCGCGTGATGCTGCGGCGTGACCTCATCGGTACCGTCGACGTACCGAGCGGCGAGTTGCTGTTGTGCGACGCCGGGGGATCCACCGACGACTCGGTTGCCGTACGAGTCCCGCGCGGCAGCTATCGCGTATACGTCAACTCTTTTCGCGGCGAGTACGCCGAGGTGCGCGAGCCCATCACCGTGACGGTCGCTGTCCGTCTGCGAGAGACCGGCGGCATCACGTTCGCACCGCTCGGTGACTACGCGCTTTCGTTGCCCGTCGAAGATCCGGACGACCCGGAGGATGACGATCTGCATTTCGTCGGCGTCGACGCTGGTGCGGTGTGCGTCGTCGACCGCAAGACATGGGCAGCCGGTGACGGACTTCCGCTGCGCTCCGACCTCGTGGCAGAGCAGTTGACGCTGGCAGACGGGGCACGTGCGGTTGTGTCCTCGACCGGTCTCGGCGGCGGTGGTTATCCGGTATTCGGCGGGTACGACCTGCATGGCGAGCTCGCGGTCGTGTACGTGTCGTTCGACATGGTCTTCGAGGGCGAGCGTGAGTCGGCCTACGACGCCGCTTCGGGTACATCTGCGGCCCCATACTGA
- a CDS encoding DUF393 domain-containing protein: protein MPVATFLYDGDCAFCSSCARFLERRIARGVDIVPWQRADLDRLGVTAAECDQAVQWMSAAGSHSSGPEAIADVMRAGRTWARPIGWFLGRSLVLRIAWPAYRWVSTHRDKMPGGTATCALPAADRSDPPE, encoded by the coding sequence ATGCCGGTCGCGACCTTCCTGTACGACGGAGACTGCGCGTTCTGCTCGAGCTGTGCGAGGTTCCTCGAGCGTCGGATCGCCCGCGGCGTCGACATCGTGCCGTGGCAGCGAGCCGATCTGGACCGGCTGGGGGTGACCGCGGCGGAGTGCGATCAGGCGGTGCAATGGATGAGCGCGGCAGGGTCGCACAGCTCAGGTCCGGAGGCGATCGCCGATGTCATGCGCGCTGGGCGTACGTGGGCTCGACCGATCGGCTGGTTCCTCGGCCGGTCACTCGTGCTCAGAATCGCGTGGCCCGCGTACCGATGGGTCTCGACGCACCGCGACAAGATGCCGGGAGGCACGGCGACGTGCGCCCTGCCGGCGGCCGACCGGTCCGACCCGCCCGAGTGA
- a CDS encoding propionyl-CoA synthetase produces MGAYEETYARSIDDPAGFWRDAAGLVDWIRRPKQILDDSRPPFYRWYPDATLNTCYNALDRHVVAGRADQLALIHDSPVTGDVRTLTYAEMVEQVAAFAGALRTLGVDKGDRVLIYLPMVPEAAIAMLACARIGAVHAVVFGGFAPSELAVRIDDTRPTVIVSASCGIEPSRVIEYKPMLDEAIELAAHEPESCVILQREQAVADLIDGRDIDFDTAMKIGRADPAGCVAVAATDPLYILHTSGTTGRPKGIVRDNGGHAVALTWSMRNIYDVGPGEVMWAASDVGWVVGHSYIVYAPLLAGATTVMYEGKPVGTPDAGAFWRVIEQHGVDVLFTAPTAFRAIRKVDPRASLLADYDTSSLRTLFLAGERLDPDTYEWASKVLGVPVVDNWWQTETGWPIVANLRGLEPLPLKAGSPSVRVPGYDVRILDERGDEVAPGTEGAICLKLPMPPGTLPSLWEDDDRYVASYLSGYDGYYLSGDGGMIDDDGYVYVLGRTDDVINVAGHRLSTGSMEAVIAEHPAVAECAVVGVAEELKGQEPRGYVVLKSGVEIDPETLAAELVASVRAKIGAVAAFKSVTVVPALPKTRSGKILRRSMREIVDSGSTSAPSTIEDPSVLDTIAPLLR; encoded by the coding sequence ATGGGTGCATACGAAGAGACCTACGCGCGCAGTATCGACGACCCGGCGGGCTTCTGGCGTGACGCGGCCGGTCTGGTCGACTGGATAAGACGCCCGAAGCAGATCCTCGACGACTCGCGCCCGCCGTTCTACCGCTGGTATCCCGACGCCACCCTGAACACCTGCTACAACGCACTCGACCGGCATGTGGTCGCCGGTCGTGCCGACCAGCTCGCGCTCATCCACGACAGTCCCGTGACGGGCGACGTGCGCACCCTCACGTACGCCGAGATGGTCGAGCAGGTGGCGGCGTTCGCCGGTGCGTTGCGAACCCTCGGCGTCGACAAGGGCGACCGCGTGCTCATCTACCTACCGATGGTCCCGGAGGCGGCGATCGCGATGCTCGCGTGCGCGCGTATCGGCGCTGTCCACGCCGTTGTCTTCGGAGGCTTCGCCCCCAGCGAGCTGGCCGTACGCATCGACGACACCCGGCCCACGGTGATCGTCTCCGCCTCCTGCGGGATCGAGCCTTCGCGGGTGATCGAATACAAGCCGATGCTCGACGAGGCGATCGAACTCGCTGCACACGAGCCGGAGTCGTGCGTGATCCTGCAACGTGAGCAGGCCGTTGCCGATCTGATCGATGGGCGTGACATCGACTTCGATACGGCGATGAAGATCGGGCGCGCCGATCCGGCCGGCTGCGTCGCGGTCGCGGCCACCGACCCGTTGTACATCCTCCACACCTCCGGTACGACAGGTAGACCGAAGGGCATCGTTCGCGACAACGGCGGGCATGCGGTCGCGTTGACCTGGTCGATGCGCAACATCTACGACGTCGGCCCGGGCGAGGTGATGTGGGCCGCGTCCGACGTGGGCTGGGTCGTCGGCCACTCCTACATCGTGTACGCGCCGCTGCTCGCGGGAGCGACGACGGTGATGTACGAAGGCAAACCGGTCGGCACGCCCGATGCGGGAGCGTTCTGGCGGGTGATCGAGCAGCACGGGGTCGATGTGCTGTTCACGGCGCCGACCGCGTTCCGCGCGATCAGGAAGGTCGATCCGCGAGCCTCCCTGCTCGCCGACTACGACACGTCCAGCCTGCGTACGTTGTTTCTCGCGGGCGAGCGGCTGGACCCCGACACCTACGAGTGGGCGAGCAAGGTGCTCGGCGTACCGGTCGTCGACAACTGGTGGCAGACCGAGACCGGCTGGCCCATCGTCGCGAACCTCCGCGGGTTGGAGCCGCTTCCGCTCAAGGCGGGCTCACCCTCGGTGCGCGTACCCGGCTATGACGTGCGCATCCTCGATGAGCGTGGCGACGAGGTCGCGCCGGGCACCGAAGGGGCGATCTGCCTGAAGCTTCCAATGCCGCCGGGCACGCTGCCGAGTCTGTGGGAGGACGACGACCGGTACGTCGCGTCGTACCTCTCGGGGTACGACGGCTACTACCTGTCCGGCGACGGGGGAATGATCGATGACGACGGTTATGTGTACGTACTCGGGCGTACCGACGATGTGATCAACGTGGCGGGGCACCGGTTGTCGACCGGATCGATGGAGGCGGTGATCGCGGAGCATCCGGCAGTCGCCGAATGCGCGGTCGTCGGCGTGGCCGAGGAGCTCAAGGGTCAGGAGCCGCGTGGGTACGTCGTGCTGAAGTCGGGCGTCGAGATCGACCCCGAGACGCTCGCCGCGGAGCTCGTTGCGTCGGTCCGGGCGAAGATCGGCGCCGTCGCGGCATTCAAGAGCGTCACGGTCGTACCGGCTCTGCCGAAGACCCGCTCCGGTAAGATCCTGCGCCGTTCGATGCGCGAGATAGTCGATTCCGGATCGACGAGCGCCCCGTCGACGATCGAGGATCCGTCCGTACTCGACACCATCGCCCCGCTCCTACGCTGA
- a CDS encoding Lrp/AsnC family transcriptional regulator has protein sequence MTERRSSSGVVLDEVSKGIIEQLQVDGRRPYAAIGKAVGLSEAAVRQRVQRLIESGAMQIVAVTDPLEVGFDRQAMIGITADGPIEPIADKLADLTEIDYVVITAGGFDLLAEVVCESDDALLEIISNRIRAIDGVQRTETFVYLKLRKQTYSWGVR, from the coding sequence ATGACCGAACGCAGATCGAGCAGCGGCGTCGTCCTCGACGAGGTGTCGAAGGGCATCATCGAGCAGCTACAGGTCGACGGGCGTCGGCCGTACGCGGCCATCGGCAAGGCGGTCGGCCTCTCCGAGGCAGCGGTGCGTCAGCGCGTCCAGCGGCTGATCGAAAGTGGCGCTATGCAGATCGTAGCCGTCACCGATCCGCTCGAGGTCGGTTTCGACAGACAGGCGATGATCGGGATCACCGCCGACGGGCCGATCGAGCCGATCGCCGACAAGCTCGCCGACCTCACCGAGATCGACTACGTGGTGATCACCGCCGGCGGGTTCGACCTACTGGCCGAGGTGGTCTGCGAGAGCGATGACGCGCTGCTCGAGATCATCAGCAACCGCATCCGGGCGATCGACGGAGTGCAGCGTACGGAGACCTTCGTCTATCTGAAACTGCGCAAGCAGACGTACTCCTGGGGCGTCCGCTGA
- a CDS encoding gamma-aminobutyraldehyde dehydrogenase, whose product MFDNGHQYIAGEYRAGTGEREVDIVNPATGAVLATPDLASTDDVDRAVRAARDAYADWSTATPAARSDLMHAFAAELRTREESLAQAETLQTGKPIRMSREFDIAGSIDNVAFFAGMARHLPGLASGEYSGEHTSTIRREPIGVVGSIAPWNYPLQMAAWKVLPAIAAGNTIVLKAAEITPYTSLMFAEAASAAGIPGGVINVLTGTGPAAGEALVGHRDVSMVSFTGSTAVGSRVGAIAAGAAKRVHLELGGKAPFVVFDDADLEAAIHGAVAGSCLNTGQDCTAATRAIVHESLYDDFCAGVADLMASMRLGDPHDDDTDIGPLSSQRHLERVRTHVEKAKADGATVRSGSLPRDPEFASGSYFPPTLVSGIDRDAAIMRDEVFGPVLAAVSFGTDDEAIDIANDTPYGLAASAWTRDLNRANRASREIEAGCVWVNDHIPIISEMPHGGFKQSGFGKDMSAYSFEEYTQIKHVMVDNTAVPRKDWHRIVFADRSTGGS is encoded by the coding sequence GTGTTCGACAACGGTCATCAGTACATCGCGGGCGAGTACCGCGCCGGCACGGGGGAGCGGGAGGTCGACATCGTCAACCCCGCGACGGGAGCGGTGCTCGCAACGCCCGACCTCGCGTCGACCGACGACGTCGACCGGGCAGTACGCGCCGCTCGCGACGCGTACGCCGACTGGTCGACGGCGACACCTGCCGCGCGGTCGGATCTGATGCACGCCTTCGCCGCGGAGTTACGTACGCGTGAAGAGTCGCTCGCGCAGGCGGAGACGCTGCAGACCGGCAAGCCGATCCGGATGTCGCGCGAGTTCGACATCGCGGGAAGTATCGACAACGTCGCCTTCTTCGCAGGCATGGCCCGCCACCTGCCCGGGCTCGCGAGTGGTGAGTATTCCGGCGAGCACACCTCCACCATCCGGCGCGAGCCGATCGGAGTCGTCGGCTCGATCGCGCCATGGAACTACCCCTTGCAGATGGCGGCCTGGAAGGTTCTTCCGGCGATCGCCGCCGGCAACACCATCGTGCTCAAGGCGGCCGAGATCACCCCGTACACCTCGCTGATGTTTGCCGAGGCGGCAAGTGCGGCGGGCATTCCCGGGGGCGTCATCAACGTGCTCACCGGCACCGGTCCCGCTGCCGGCGAGGCACTCGTCGGTCACCGCGATGTGTCGATGGTCAGCTTCACCGGGTCGACGGCCGTAGGCTCTCGGGTCGGCGCGATCGCTGCCGGTGCTGCGAAGCGCGTCCACCTCGAGCTCGGCGGCAAGGCGCCGTTTGTGGTCTTCGACGACGCCGACCTCGAAGCGGCGATCCACGGAGCGGTCGCCGGTTCCTGCCTCAACACCGGTCAGGACTGCACCGCTGCAACGCGAGCCATCGTGCACGAGTCGCTGTACGACGACTTCTGTGCGGGTGTCGCCGACCTCATGGCGTCCATGCGACTGGGAGACCCGCACGACGACGACACCGACATCGGTCCGCTCTCGTCGCAGCGCCATCTCGAGCGCGTGCGTACCCATGTCGAGAAGGCGAAGGCCGACGGCGCCACCGTGCGGAGCGGCTCGCTGCCGCGCGATCCCGAGTTCGCTTCCGGGTCGTACTTCCCGCCGACGCTGGTCTCCGGCATCGACCGCGATGCGGCGATCATGCGTGACGAGGTGTTCGGCCCGGTGCTGGCGGCTGTGTCGTTCGGCACCGACGACGAGGCGATCGACATCGCGAACGACACCCCGTATGGCCTCGCGGCGTCAGCATGGACGCGTGACCTCAACCGGGCCAACCGGGCGAGCCGCGAGATCGAGGCCGGCTGCGTGTGGGTCAACGACCACATCCCGATCATCTCGGAGATGCCGCACGGAGGCTTCAAGCAGTCCGGATTCGGCAAAGACATGAGCGCGTACTCGTTCGAGGAGTACACCCAGATCAAACACGTCATGGTCGACAACACCGCCGTGCCCCGCAAGGACTGGCATCGCATCGTGTTCGCCGACCGCTCGACGGGAGGCAGCTGA